One genomic region from Arthrobacter pigmenti encodes:
- the scpB gene encoding SMC-Scp complex subunit ScpB, translating to MSEQTEEAASGTGAVDVGSLPGGVPAAVEAVLLVVEEPVTEIQLAAALEVPVAEVREALEALRAEYDGYTNQGPDAGSPRRRGIELRNVAGGWRFFTRGDFAAVVGRFVLEGQSARLSQAALETLAVIAYRQPVSRSRVSAIRGVNVDGVVRTLVQRGLIVDVANDPETGAVLYGTTPLFLERLGIGTVADLPKLSPHLPGLENLQDFDETTY from the coding sequence GTGAGTGAGCAGACGGAGGAAGCAGCCTCTGGCACCGGCGCTGTGGATGTCGGCTCCCTGCCCGGCGGGGTCCCGGCAGCGGTGGAAGCCGTCCTCCTCGTCGTCGAGGAGCCGGTGACCGAAATCCAGCTGGCCGCGGCTCTGGAGGTGCCGGTCGCTGAGGTCCGGGAGGCCCTCGAAGCGCTACGGGCGGAGTATGACGGCTATACTAATCAGGGTCCAGATGCCGGATCACCACGACGCCGGGGTATTGAGCTTCGAAATGTCGCAGGCGGATGGCGGTTTTTCACGCGCGGCGACTTCGCCGCCGTCGTCGGACGCTTTGTCCTGGAAGGCCAGAGTGCGCGTCTTTCGCAGGCAGCCCTCGAGACCCTCGCGGTGATTGCATACCGGCAGCCGGTATCGCGTTCGCGGGTGTCAGCTATCCGTGGAGTGAACGTGGACGGCGTGGTGCGGACACTCGTTCAGCGGGGGCTGATCGTTGATGTCGCCAATGATCCGGAGACCGGCGCCGTGCTCTACGGAACCACTCCGCTTTTTCTGGAAAGATTGGGTATCGGCACCGTGGCCGATCTGCCGAAACTTTCACCGCATTTGCCCGGTCTTGAGAACCTGCAGGACTTCGACGAGACCACGTACTAA